GCCATAAAAATTGGGAATAAAACGTTGAGGTTCTTGATTAAGAAACTTACTATAAAAATCAATTACCTTGTCAAACTCTACAACTCCCAAAGTAACAAAAGCATCAATCATGGCACAAACTATAAATCATCCTCTACATCTGCGTGTATCTGCGTCTATCCGCTTACATCTGCGTTGAAAATCAAGATTGAGCAATTTTTCCAAACCTTATTATACTATTTTTCAGTAGACATTAACCGAATATTTGTAGGTGAAAAAACCGCACCCCATGAATAACAAAATATTTCCCACAATAGAACTGTAAGAATTGAAATTACCCCAAATATTATGAACATATTTGAGCAAAACGAACAAAACCCAGAATTTTGGGATGGTCACGGTTGCGCGTTGTGTAAAAATGAAAAATATACCGAAGCTTTAGCAGCTTTTGAAAAAGCACTAGCGATTAATCCAAATTATTGCCAAGCGTGGAATAACCGAGGAAATGCTTTTTGTGGAATGAAACGTTATGCAGAAGCATTAGCAGCTTATGACAAAGCTGTAGCGATTAAACCAGATTATCATCAAGCTTGGTTTAACCGGGGATTATTG
The Phormidium ambiguum IAM M-71 genome window above contains:
- a CDS encoding tetratricopeptide repeat protein, with product MNIFEQNEQNPEFWDGHGCALCKNEKYTEALAAFEKALAINPNYCQAWNNRGNAFCGMKRYAEALAAYDKAVAIKPDYHQAWFNRGLLLAEMQAYGNAIESYDRAIAINPDPRYIHAKDKIWLNKKLQTTVEA